From a single Arachnia propionica genomic region:
- a CDS encoding DNA-3-methyladenine glycosylase — MDLPGFARASRDWFRRPVLDLAPLLLGCALVRRTSDGTVAVRITEVEAYAGSADPGSHAFRGRTARNATMFGEPGHLYCYVSYGIHHNLNVVCDEEGVPTGCLLRAGEVIEGAGLARSRRTARPRTTPLPEHHLARGPGNLGQALGSSRETDGADLLGQEWSWWLPNTPPGEWLTGPRVGVSGPGGDGERHPWRFWLPDEPSVSAYRPGTSRRRS, encoded by the coding sequence ATGGACCTGCCCGGTTTCGCACGCGCCTCCCGTGACTGGTTCCGTCGTCCCGTTCTCGACCTCGCGCCGCTGCTGCTCGGCTGCGCCTTGGTTCGGCGCACCAGTGACGGCACCGTCGCGGTCCGCATCACGGAGGTGGAGGCCTATGCCGGGTCCGCCGACCCGGGGTCGCACGCCTTCCGGGGCCGCACCGCCCGCAACGCCACCATGTTCGGGGAGCCCGGGCACCTGTACTGCTATGTCAGCTATGGGATACACCACAACCTAAACGTGGTGTGCGACGAGGAGGGTGTCCCGACGGGGTGCCTGCTGCGTGCCGGCGAGGTCATCGAGGGAGCGGGCCTGGCCAGGAGCCGTCGCACTGCAAGGCCTCGCACGACTCCCCTGCCCGAACATCACCTAGCCCGTGGTCCCGGGAATCTAGGGCAGGCGCTCGGGTCGTCGCGCGAGACCGACGGAGCCGATCTGCTGGGCCAGGAGTGGTCGTGGTGGTTGCCCAACACTCCACCTGGCGAGTGGCTGACGGGCCCCCGGGTGGGAGTGTCGGGCCCGGGAGGCGACGGCGAGCGTCACCCGTGGCGTTTCTGGCTGCCCGACGAACCCAGCGTCTCCGCCTACCGGCCCGGAACCTCCAGACGTCGCTCCTGA
- a CDS encoding ABC-2 transporter permease, with the protein MDIRHVFRIFLVMSIMMPIWIFFNGSKGVTIWVFGLSIVVLFATIGVLHGGFYLDSLEEDRLLYDVLPLRRRVVMISHYLISVVCVIVVEFVAVAVLFAVKFMGVKIIDNWWVTVFISAGIIFSISAIMVPVLLRFGGGIGATVMVVGLSVVLLGGAIVEALMPPMSGWGHAWWPCLLVVCSLVFYAASLPVSIRFYERQDH; encoded by the coding sequence GTGGATATTCGGCATGTTTTCAGAATCTTTCTCGTGATGTCCATAATGATGCCGATCTGGATTTTTTTCAATGGCTCAAAAGGAGTGACGATCTGGGTTTTTGGTCTTTCTATTGTCGTGCTTTTTGCGACGATAGGGGTTCTGCATGGTGGATTTTACTTGGACTCGTTGGAGGAGGACCGCCTTCTTTATGACGTCTTGCCGCTGCGACGTAGGGTCGTGATGATCTCGCACTACCTGATTTCAGTAGTTTGTGTCATTGTTGTTGAGTTTGTGGCGGTAGCGGTACTGTTTGCTGTGAAATTTATGGGGGTGAAAATTATTGATAACTGGTGGGTAACGGTCTTCATTTCTGCGGGGATCATATTTTCCATTTCCGCGATCATGGTTCCCGTGCTGCTTCGTTTCGGAGGTGGCATAGGAGCGACCGTGATGGTCGTTGGGCTTTCGGTCGTGCTGTTGGGTGGTGCCATTGTCGAGGCGCTGATGCCCCCGATGTCGGGTTGGGGACACGCGTGGTGGCCATGCCTTCTCGTGGTCTGCAGTCTGGTGTTCTATGCGGCATCCCTTCCGGTGTCCATTCGTTTCTACGAACGACAGGACCACTGA
- the mfd gene encoding transcription-repair coupling factor: MRFPGLLPALEADPAVRATLRDSQVVGAEARDITCATSFFATATAMLASESRRTILLVTSTFREAEATAAEISGLLGEDAVAYYPAWETLPHERLSPRADTVGRRLAVLRRLVSDAPPRVVVAPVRALLQPQVKDLASMRPVTVEAGRERDLTDLLTSLVDAAYNRVDLVERRGEFAVRGGIVDVFPPTAEQPVRIDFFGDEVTEIRPFSVADQRSTGEQLQRVTAEPCRELLLTDAVRRRAAALQLEHPQLSDMLSRLAEGHAVEGMEALIPVLVDGLELLTDVLPPRSLVLVAAPELVRARAVELVATSEEFLNASWAAAASGGTSPIDLGASSYRALGEVREHTMALGHKWWSLSPFSAEEAPDANLAADSVHSRRLGITPTDDFRGDVDAAVAHVQGRLRDGWRFLIGVEGKGLANRMTELLAEHDITARVSELDTEPEAGTAHVIVGPFRRGWRAGTVKLELLTAAELSGQQSTERGQRKLPSRRRNTIQPLELKAGDPIVHEVHGVGRFVELVQRTVQGAVRDYLVIEYAASKRGQPGDRLFVPMDQLDQLTRYVGSEAPALDKMGGADWAKRKSRARKAVKEISSELIKLYAARQATKGHAFGPDTPWQRELEDAFSFVETPDQLAAIQEVKADMEKVVPMDRLICGDVGFGKTEIAVRAAFKAIQDGKQVAVLVPTTLLVSQHHQTFASRFAGFPVHMAQLSRFQTDAESKKVLEGLASGRVDLVIGTHRLLAKEVAFKDLGLVIIDEEQRFGVEHKERLKELRVNVDVLSMSATPIPRTLEIAITGIREMSVIATPPEERHPVLTLVGPYDKGQVRAAIRRELAREGQVFFVHNRVESIDKVAAELRDLVPEARVATAHGQMGESKLEQVMLDFWERRADVLVCTTIVEAGLNIQTANTLIIDRADVLGLSQLHQLRGRVGRSSERGYAYFLYPADKTLTQTAHERLTTMASHTDLGAGMSIAMRDLELRGAGNLLGGEQSGHIADVGFDMYLRLVGEAVAQYRGEDTAPEPALRIELPVDAHLPDEYVPSERLRLEMYKQIAEIRSADDVDAVRSELADRYGEPPLPVEQLLAVAVLRNRARELGVVDIVAQGRNIRIEPVNLPESRKVRLQRLYPGAVYKQATSQLLVPKPDGDAVAWAMSLLDTVIG; this comes from the coding sequence GTGAGATTTCCCGGACTCCTTCCCGCTCTCGAGGCAGACCCGGCCGTCCGGGCCACCCTGCGCGACTCCCAAGTGGTGGGCGCCGAGGCGCGCGATATCACCTGCGCCACCTCCTTTTTCGCCACCGCGACGGCGATGCTCGCCTCCGAGTCCAGACGCACGATATTGCTGGTTACCTCCACCTTCCGGGAGGCCGAGGCCACCGCAGCCGAGATCTCCGGGCTGCTGGGGGAGGATGCCGTCGCCTACTACCCGGCTTGGGAAACCCTGCCCCACGAACGCCTCTCGCCCCGAGCCGACACCGTCGGCAGGCGCCTGGCGGTGCTGCGGCGGCTTGTTTCTGATGCGCCGCCGCGGGTGGTGGTCGCGCCCGTGCGGGCCCTGCTCCAACCGCAGGTCAAGGACCTGGCATCGATGCGCCCCGTCACCGTCGAGGCCGGCCGGGAACGCGACCTCACCGACCTGCTGACATCGCTGGTGGACGCCGCCTACAACCGTGTCGACCTGGTGGAGCGACGCGGCGAGTTCGCGGTGCGTGGCGGCATCGTCGACGTCTTTCCGCCCACCGCCGAACAACCCGTGCGTATCGACTTCTTCGGCGACGAGGTGACCGAGATTCGCCCCTTCTCGGTGGCTGACCAGCGCTCCACCGGCGAGCAACTGCAACGGGTCACGGCCGAACCCTGCCGAGAGTTGCTGCTCACCGATGCCGTCCGGCGCCGCGCCGCAGCCCTCCAGCTCGAGCACCCGCAGCTGTCCGACATGCTCTCCCGCCTGGCCGAGGGTCACGCCGTCGAGGGCATGGAGGCCCTCATCCCCGTCCTGGTGGACGGTCTCGAACTGCTGACCGACGTGCTGCCGCCGCGTTCCCTGGTGCTGGTGGCCGCCCCCGAGCTGGTGCGCGCCCGGGCCGTCGAACTGGTCGCCACCAGCGAGGAGTTCCTGAACGCCAGCTGGGCGGCCGCGGCCAGCGGCGGCACCTCACCCATCGACCTGGGGGCATCCTCCTACCGGGCTCTTGGTGAGGTCCGGGAACACACCATGGCGCTGGGGCACAAGTGGTGGAGCCTCAGTCCCTTCAGCGCGGAGGAGGCGCCTGATGCCAATCTCGCCGCAGACTCCGTGCACTCCCGTCGGCTCGGGATCACACCCACCGATGATTTCCGCGGCGACGTGGATGCCGCCGTCGCCCACGTCCAGGGCCGGCTCCGCGACGGCTGGCGGTTCCTGATCGGTGTCGAGGGCAAAGGCCTGGCCAATCGCATGACCGAGCTGCTGGCCGAACACGACATCACCGCGCGGGTTTCCGAACTCGACACCGAACCCGAGGCCGGGACCGCGCATGTGATCGTTGGGCCCTTCCGGCGCGGCTGGCGAGCAGGAACCGTGAAACTCGAGCTGTTGACCGCCGCCGAACTGTCGGGCCAGCAGAGCACGGAACGCGGCCAGCGGAAACTGCCGAGTCGCCGCCGCAACACCATTCAGCCCCTCGAGCTCAAGGCCGGCGACCCGATCGTCCACGAGGTGCACGGGGTTGGGCGGTTCGTGGAGCTGGTGCAGCGCACCGTCCAGGGTGCGGTCCGTGACTACCTCGTCATCGAGTACGCCGCCAGCAAACGCGGCCAGCCCGGCGACCGGCTGTTCGTGCCGATGGATCAGCTCGATCAGTTGACCCGTTACGTCGGCTCGGAGGCCCCCGCGCTGGACAAGATGGGTGGTGCCGACTGGGCGAAACGCAAATCCAGGGCGCGCAAGGCCGTCAAGGAAATCTCCTCCGAGCTCATCAAGCTCTACGCCGCCAGACAGGCCACTAAGGGCCACGCCTTCGGCCCCGACACACCCTGGCAGCGGGAACTGGAGGACGCCTTTAGTTTCGTCGAGACCCCCGACCAGCTCGCGGCGATCCAGGAGGTCAAGGCCGACATGGAGAAGGTGGTCCCCATGGATCGCCTGATCTGCGGTGACGTCGGGTTCGGCAAGACCGAGATCGCGGTCAGGGCCGCTTTCAAGGCCATCCAGGATGGCAAACAGGTGGCGGTGCTGGTGCCCACCACCCTGCTCGTCAGTCAGCACCACCAGACCTTCGCCTCCCGATTCGCGGGTTTCCCCGTCCACATGGCACAGCTGAGTCGGTTCCAGACCGACGCCGAATCGAAGAAGGTTCTCGAGGGTCTCGCCAGCGGTCGCGTCGACCTCGTGATCGGCACCCATCGGCTGCTGGCCAAGGAAGTCGCGTTCAAGGACCTCGGCCTGGTGATCATCGACGAGGAGCAGCGTTTCGGCGTCGAGCACAAGGAACGCCTCAAGGAGCTGCGGGTCAACGTCGACGTGTTGTCGATGTCGGCCACCCCTATCCCGCGCACCCTGGAGATCGCGATCACCGGCATCCGGGAAATGAGCGTGATCGCCACCCCGCCCGAGGAACGCCACCCCGTGCTCACCCTCGTCGGCCCCTACGACAAGGGACAGGTGCGGGCCGCGATCCGGCGTGAACTGGCCCGGGAAGGGCAGGTGTTCTTCGTCCACAACCGCGTCGAGAGCATCGACAAGGTGGCCGCCGAGCTGCGCGACCTGGTGCCGGAGGCCCGCGTGGCCACCGCCCACGGCCAGATGGGGGAATCGAAACTGGAGCAGGTGATGCTCGATTTCTGGGAGCGCCGCGCCGACGTGCTAGTGTGCACCACCATCGTCGAGGCGGGCCTCAACATCCAGACCGCCAACACCCTCATCATCGACCGCGCCGACGTGCTCGGGCTCTCGCAGCTGCACCAGCTCAGGGGCCGGGTGGGGCGCTCCTCGGAACGCGGCTACGCCTACTTCCTGTACCCGGCGGACAAAACCCTCACCCAGACCGCCCACGAACGCCTCACGACGATGGCCTCCCACACCGACCTGGGCGCGGGCATGTCCATTGCCATGCGCGATCTGGAGCTGCGCGGTGCCGGTAACCTTCTTGGCGGGGAACAGTCCGGGCACATCGCTGACGTCGGTTTTGACATGTACCTGCGGCTGGTGGGGGAGGCTGTGGCACAGTATCGCGGCGAGGATACCGCCCCGGAACCGGCGCTGCGGATCGAACTGCCCGTCGATGCCCACTTGCCCGACGAGTACGTTCCCTCCGAGCGGTTGAGGCTGGAGATGTACAAGCAGATCGCGGAGATCCGGTCGGCCGATGACGTCGATGCGGTGCGTTCCGAACTGGCCGATCGTTATGGTGAACCGCCGCTGCCGGTCGAACAACTCCTTGCGGTCGCGGTGTTGCGCAACCGCGCCCGGGAACTCGGCGTGGTCGACATTGTCGCGCAGGGCAGGAACATCCGGATCGAACCGGTGAACCTTCCCGAGTCGCGCAAGGTGCGGTTGCAACGCCTCTACCCGGGGGCGGTGTACAAGCAGGCGACATCGCAGTTGCTGGTGCCCAAACCCGACGGCGATGCGGTCGCCTGGGCGATGTCACTGCTGGACACGGTGATCGGCTGA
- the pth gene encoding aminoacyl-tRNA hydrolase — MSPSVHLVAGLGNPGPAYAPTRHNVGFWAVDDLASRLGVRFTIACGQRAEVATGQLPGEHRLVLVKPTTYMNDSGIAVAAVARFHKIPPADVIVIHDELDLEPTRLRLKLGGGDNGHNGLKSIRAHLGTGDFHRVRVGIGRPPGRQPAADYVLSRMRLADLDAMRLDAAVAADAVETLVAEGLVAAQNRFNT; from the coding sequence GTGAGTCCTTCGGTTCATCTCGTGGCCGGGCTCGGGAACCCGGGCCCGGCCTATGCCCCGACCCGCCACAACGTCGGGTTTTGGGCAGTCGACGACCTGGCCTCCCGCCTCGGGGTGCGGTTCACCATTGCCTGCGGGCAACGGGCCGAGGTCGCCACAGGACAGCTCCCTGGTGAACACAGGCTGGTGCTGGTCAAACCCACCACGTACATGAACGACTCGGGGATCGCTGTCGCCGCCGTCGCCAGATTCCACAAGATCCCCCCGGCCGACGTGATCGTCATCCACGACGAACTCGACCTTGAACCGACTCGCCTGCGCCTCAAACTCGGCGGCGGCGACAACGGTCACAACGGGCTCAAATCCATCCGTGCCCACCTCGGCACCGGCGACTTCCATCGCGTGCGGGTGGGCATCGGTCGCCCCCCGGGACGCCAACCCGCCGCCGACTACGTGCTCTCCAGGATGCGCCTCGCAGACCTGGACGCCATGCGGCTCGACGCCGCGGTCGCGGCTGATGCGGTCGAGACCCTGGTGGCGGAGGGTCTCGTCGCGGCACAGAACCGCTTCAACACCTGA
- the eno gene encoding phosphopyruvate hydratase has protein sequence MAIIEFIDAREVLDSRGNPTVEVEVILDSGAAGRAIVPSGASTGAFEAVELRDGGERYVGKGVLTAVKNVLDVISEEVLGFEANEQRAVDLAMIELDGTPNKAKLGANAILGVSLAIAHAAAEEAELPLYQYVGGPNAHILPVPMMNILNGGSHADSNVDIQEFMIAPIGAESFTEAVEMGAGVYHALKKVLKDRGLSTGLGDEGGFAPNLDSNREALELIVEAIKKAGYEPGKQVALALDVAASEFYENGVYKFEGANKTSEEMIDYYAELVEAYPLVSIEDPLNEEDWDGWKAMTERLGDKVQLVGDDLFVTNVERLGRGIDSGVANALLVKVNQIGSLSETIDAVELAHRAGYRTMMSHRSGETEDVTIADLAVALGCGQIKSGAPARTDRVAKYNQLMRIEQNLDDAAVYAGRSAFPRFKG, from the coding sequence ATGGCAATCATTGAGTTCATTGACGCCCGCGAGGTCCTCGACTCCCGCGGCAATCCCACCGTTGAGGTCGAGGTGATCCTCGACTCCGGAGCGGCAGGTCGCGCCATCGTCCCCTCCGGTGCCTCCACGGGTGCCTTCGAGGCCGTCGAACTGCGTGACGGCGGCGAACGCTACGTTGGCAAGGGCGTCCTGACCGCCGTCAAGAACGTGCTCGATGTCATCAGCGAGGAAGTCCTCGGTTTCGAGGCCAACGAGCAGCGCGCTGTTGACCTCGCCATGATCGAGCTCGACGGGACCCCGAACAAGGCCAAGCTCGGTGCCAACGCCATCCTCGGTGTGTCCCTGGCCATCGCCCACGCCGCAGCGGAGGAGGCGGAGCTCCCTCTCTACCAGTACGTCGGTGGCCCCAACGCACACATCCTGCCCGTTCCCATGATGAACATCCTGAACGGTGGTTCGCACGCCGACTCCAACGTGGACATCCAGGAGTTCATGATCGCTCCCATCGGCGCCGAGTCGTTCACTGAGGCCGTCGAGATGGGGGCTGGTGTCTACCACGCCCTCAAGAAGGTGCTGAAGGATCGCGGTCTGTCCACCGGCCTGGGCGACGAGGGTGGTTTCGCGCCGAACCTCGACTCCAACCGCGAGGCTCTTGAATTGATCGTCGAGGCCATCAAGAAGGCCGGTTACGAACCCGGCAAGCAGGTCGCACTGGCTCTCGACGTCGCCGCCTCCGAGTTCTACGAGAACGGGGTCTACAAGTTCGAGGGTGCCAACAAGACCTCCGAGGAAATGATCGACTACTACGCCGAACTGGTGGAGGCCTACCCGCTGGTCTCCATCGAGGACCCGCTGAACGAGGAGGACTGGGACGGCTGGAAGGCCATGACCGAGCGCCTCGGCGACAAGGTCCAGCTCGTTGGCGATGATCTGTTCGTCACCAACGTCGAAAGGCTTGGCCGTGGCATCGACTCGGGTGTCGCCAACGCCCTGCTAGTCAAGGTCAACCAGATCGGTTCACTGTCCGAGACCATCGATGCCGTCGAGCTGGCCCATCGTGCCGGATATCGCACCATGATGTCGCACCGCTCCGGCGAGACTGAGGACGTCACCATCGCTGATCTGGCAGTCGCTCTTGGCTGCGGTCAGATCAAGTCCGGCGCCCCGGCCCGCACCGACCGTGTCGCCAAGTACAACCAGCTGATGCGCATCGAGCAGAACCTGGACGACGCAGCCGTCTACGCCGGACGTTCTGCGTTCCCGCGTTTCAAGGGCTGA
- a CDS encoding histidine phosphatase family protein: MLLTGSRVVLCRHGVTDFTASGRWDGRGGADPALNAEGRTQARDLAARVGSFLGNAPEVRVVSSSLRRARETAAPVAELFGTGVTPRKDWDELAFGDWDGLTGDELRGENPDELLRFWSDETFRVPGGESHVDLHSRVRPAFEKLMGLSGTTVVVSHWGPIMSCISLVLGIDLLPARRLNLAPASMTSFMVTKQGPQVEFINDLGARETPLESI; this comes from the coding sequence ATGCTGCTGACTGGAAGTCGCGTTGTTCTCTGCAGGCACGGCGTCACCGATTTCACCGCTTCTGGTCGGTGGGACGGGCGAGGGGGAGCCGATCCGGCACTCAATGCCGAAGGACGCACCCAGGCCCGTGACCTTGCCGCCCGCGTCGGATCCTTCCTCGGTAACGCTCCGGAAGTGCGGGTGGTGTCGTCGTCCCTGCGGCGTGCCCGGGAAACCGCCGCTCCCGTGGCCGAGCTGTTCGGGACCGGGGTCACCCCCAGAAAGGACTGGGACGAGCTCGCTTTCGGGGACTGGGACGGCCTCACCGGCGACGAACTGCGCGGCGAGAACCCCGACGAACTCCTCCGATTCTGGAGCGACGAGACCTTTCGGGTGCCCGGCGGCGAATCCCACGTCGACCTTCACAGCCGAGTGCGTCCCGCATTCGAGAAACTCATGGGGCTCAGCGGCACCACGGTGGTGGTCAGCCATTGGGGGCCGATCATGAGCTGCATCTCGCTGGTGCTCGGGATCGACCTGCTCCCCGCGCGGCGCCTCAACCTCGCGCCGGCGTCCATGACCTCCTTCATGGTTACGAAGCAGGGCCCGCAGGTGGAGTTCATCAATGACCTCGGGGCGCGGGAGACCCCGCTGGAGAGCATCTGA
- a CDS encoding DUF501 domain-containing protein codes for MGEAPNSADLEVIETQLGRTPRGVVAVAWRCPCGRPGVITTLPRLDNGTPFPTVYYLTNPRYVAACSSLEASGLMAEMTRRLGEDEDLAARYRAAHEAYLADRTALGVVPEIEGISAGGMPTRVKCLHVLVGHALAAGTGVNPLGDEALALVRERVGENCCEEPA; via the coding sequence GTGGGGGAGGCCCCGAATTCCGCTGATCTCGAGGTGATAGAAACCCAGTTGGGACGGACTCCACGGGGGGTGGTCGCGGTGGCGTGGCGTTGTCCCTGCGGGCGGCCCGGGGTCATCACAACCCTTCCCAGACTCGACAACGGCACCCCTTTCCCGACCGTCTACTACCTCACCAATCCGCGCTATGTCGCTGCCTGTTCGTCGTTGGAGGCCTCCGGGTTGATGGCGGAGATGACCCGGCGGCTCGGTGAGGACGAGGACCTCGCCGCACGATACCGGGCGGCCCACGAGGCCTACCTTGCCGATCGCACCGCCCTCGGCGTCGTGCCGGAGATTGAGGGCATCTCGGCGGGCGGCATGCCAACCAGGGTGAAATGCCTCCATGTGCTCGTGGGGCACGCCTTGGCAGCGGGGACGGGGGTGAATCCCCTCGGCGACGAGGCCCTGGCCCTGGTTCGTGAACGGGTGGGCGAGAATTGCTGCGAGGAACCGGCATGA
- a CDS encoding TROVE domain-containing protein gives MDPLRTISTRVTPQSEPADARQVPNSAGGYTFQLDDRARLRRFLTLGVDGGTYYAAPRELALDNAKILTRMASSDPAGLVETIVEVSEGGVAPKQGPALFALAYAASVAESAPLALAALPRVARTGTHLFTFARYVGQFRGWGRGLRRAVGSWYLDRGAEALAHQAVKYRQREGWSHRDLLRLSHPATVVPELRSTFEWIVRSGVDEHTPQLIHGFTAAQATRDVARWVELIRQHRLTWEMLPDEAVTKAEVWEALLDVGIPQTALLRQLPRLTRLGLLPGLGGRTDEVCAQLTDPERLRRARVHPVAVLAAARTYAAGRSFRGGSTWEPTAKVTDALDAAFHAAFGAVTPAGKRTLVGLDVSGSMAWGGLAGTPLTPREASAALCLVQLATEPQTSVMAFQDRFMPLDISPRQRLDDVLRRIDGLPFGATDCAQPMLHALKRKLEVDTFIIYTDNETWHGKIHPHQALAQYRDTMGIDAKLIVVGMAANEFSIADPGDPGMLDVAGFDLSVPNLISEFSRGL, from the coding sequence ATGGACCCCCTTCGCACCATCAGCACCCGAGTCACCCCGCAGAGTGAACCGGCCGACGCACGTCAGGTCCCCAACTCGGCGGGCGGGTACACCTTCCAGCTCGACGATCGGGCGCGCCTGCGTCGCTTCCTGACCCTGGGGGTCGACGGTGGCACCTACTACGCCGCTCCGCGTGAGCTCGCGCTCGACAATGCGAAGATCCTCACTCGGATGGCCTCCAGCGACCCGGCGGGCCTCGTCGAGACCATCGTCGAGGTCTCCGAGGGAGGCGTCGCGCCCAAGCAGGGACCGGCCCTGTTCGCCCTGGCCTACGCGGCCTCCGTGGCGGAGTCGGCGCCCCTGGCCCTGGCGGCCCTGCCGCGCGTCGCCCGCACGGGAACGCACCTGTTCACCTTCGCGAGGTACGTCGGGCAGTTCCGTGGCTGGGGTCGCGGGCTCCGGCGAGCTGTCGGGTCCTGGTACCTCGACAGGGGCGCCGAGGCCCTGGCCCACCAGGCGGTCAAATACCGGCAACGTGAGGGCTGGAGCCACCGCGACCTGCTGCGGCTGTCCCACCCCGCCACGGTGGTGCCGGAGCTGCGTTCCACCTTCGAGTGGATCGTGCGCTCCGGTGTCGACGAGCACACCCCGCAGCTCATCCACGGTTTCACGGCCGCCCAGGCGACCCGTGACGTCGCGAGGTGGGTGGAGCTGATCCGTCAGCACCGTCTCACCTGGGAGATGCTCCCCGACGAGGCCGTGACCAAGGCTGAGGTGTGGGAGGCGCTTCTGGATGTCGGTATCCCGCAGACCGCGTTGCTGAGGCAGCTGCCGCGGCTCACCCGCCTCGGTTTGCTGCCGGGGCTCGGGGGACGCACCGACGAGGTGTGCGCGCAGCTCACCGATCCGGAGCGGCTTCGTCGGGCACGGGTGCACCCCGTCGCCGTGCTGGCGGCGGCCCGCACCTACGCGGCTGGTCGTTCCTTCCGGGGCGGTTCGACGTGGGAGCCCACCGCCAAGGTGACCGATGCCCTCGATGCGGCCTTCCACGCAGCTTTCGGCGCGGTCACGCCGGCGGGGAAACGGACTCTCGTGGGGCTCGACGTCTCCGGGTCGATGGCCTGGGGAGGTCTCGCGGGCACCCCGCTCACCCCGAGGGAGGCCTCGGCGGCTCTCTGCCTCGTGCAGCTGGCCACCGAACCGCAGACCTCGGTGATGGCCTTCCAGGACCGTTTCATGCCGCTGGACATTTCGCCCAGGCAGCGTCTCGACGACGTGCTGCGTCGCATCGACGGCCTGCCCTTCGGAGCCACGGACTGTGCACAGCCGATGCTCCACGCGCTCAAGCGGAAGCTGGAGGTGGACACCTTCATCATCTACACCGACAACGAGACCTGGCACGGGAAGATCCACCCGCACCAGGCCCTGGCCCAGTACCGGGACACGATGGGTATCGATGCGAAGCTCATCGTGGTGGGCATGGCCGCGAACGAGTTCAGCATCGCCGACCCGGGTGATCCCGGCATGTTGGATGTCGCAGGTTTCGACCTGAGCGTTCCGAACCTGATCTCGGAGTTCTCGCGTGGGCTCTGA
- a CDS encoding septum formation initiator family protein, with the protein MTWRLLILGVVMAALVVTLAQSLRVYFAQARELAILQQQIAQSKQEIATLDDQLTRWKDPAFVKAEARTRLGWVVPGETGYRVIGADGKPIGGDSTVLAPTKPSTGMWWQQMWGTVGVADAPAEEK; encoded by the coding sequence ATGACGTGGCGGTTGCTGATCTTGGGGGTGGTGATGGCCGCCCTGGTGGTCACCCTCGCGCAGAGCCTGCGTGTCTACTTCGCCCAGGCGAGGGAGCTGGCGATACTGCAGCAGCAGATTGCCCAGAGCAAGCAGGAGATCGCGACCCTGGACGACCAGCTGACGCGCTGGAAGGACCCTGCTTTCGTGAAGGCGGAGGCCAGGACCCGGCTCGGCTGGGTCGTTCCGGGGGAGACCGGGTATCGGGTGATCGGAGCCGATGGCAAACCCATCGGTGGTGACTCCACCGTCTTGGCCCCCACCAAACCCAGCACCGGCATGTGGTGGCAGCAGATGTGGGGAACCGTCGGAGTGGCCGATGCGCCCGCGGAGGAGAAGTAA
- a CDS encoding MazG family protein: MSGAGEQLIRLNEVMARLRVECPWDREQTHVSLLTHLIEETCEVVDAVEEGTDADLCEELGDLLLQVYFHARIAQDEGRFTIDDVARGIADKLIRRHPHVFGDGEVPEDLRGVWERRKRQEKGRTSSLDGIAQAMSSLARTQKVIARARSHEVPIEFPDEPVTADEVGERIQVLVARAQASGVDADAAVRAALRCLEERIRQAEGVAGGE, from the coding sequence ATGTCCGGGGCCGGCGAGCAGCTGATCCGCCTCAACGAGGTGATGGCGCGGCTGCGCGTCGAATGCCCCTGGGACCGAGAACAGACCCATGTGTCGCTGCTGACACATCTCATCGAGGAGACCTGTGAGGTGGTCGACGCGGTGGAGGAGGGTACCGACGCCGACCTGTGTGAGGAACTCGGCGACCTGCTGCTCCAGGTGTATTTCCACGCCCGGATAGCTCAGGACGAGGGGCGGTTTACCATCGACGACGTCGCCCGGGGTATCGCGGACAAACTGATCCGTCGCCACCCCCACGTCTTCGGTGATGGCGAGGTGCCCGAGGATCTGCGTGGGGTCTGGGAGCGCCGCAAACGTCAGGAGAAGGGACGCACCTCGTCGCTGGACGGGATCGCCCAGGCCATGAGCTCCCTGGCGCGCACTCAGAAGGTGATCGCGCGGGCCAGGTCGCACGAGGTGCCGATCGAGTTTCCCGACGAACCCGTGACCGCCGATGAGGTGGGGGAACGGATCCAGGTCCTTGTTGCCCGTGCCCAGGCGAGCGGGGTCGACGCTGACGCGGCGGTCAGGGCCGCGCTGCGGTGCCTGGAGGAACGCATCCGTCAGGCCGAGGGGGTTGCGGGAGGGGAGTGA